ATGGCTGGTGAAAACTTGAATGCATGACTTCATAATGGCAGAAGACTCCGAGTTATTGGATATTATTTGTGATGGTCCATACGTCCCAACAAAGAAGGTAGGAGAACCTACTATAATGGTGCCAAAAACCAGGAAAGAGTACAATGATGCCGACAGAAAAGCTGTAGAAAAGAATTTTCGCGCCAAAAAGATTTTGGTGTGTGGCATAGGACATGATAAATATAATAGGATCTCAGCCTGTCAATCCGCCAAGGAGAAATGGGAAGCTCTACAAACGGCACATGAGGGAACCACTCAAGTAAAGCAGtccaagatcgacatgctcaccaCTGAGTATGAGCTCTTTAAAATGAAGGATAATGAATCCATTCAAGACATGCATACCCGATTCACTTCCATTATAAATGAGCTACACTCTCTTGGAGAAATCATTCATAGGAACAAGCTCGTGAGGAAAGTTCTTAGAGTTTTACCCAGCCCCTAGGAGAGTAAGGTGGATACTATTACTGAAGCCAAGGATCTGCAAACACTGACTATGGATGAGCTGGTTGGAAATTTGAAGACCTATGAGATGAAGAGATAGAAGgacagtgaaagaagaaaaccaaagaaggagaagaacctggtactcaaagtTGAAAACAATGATTCGAGTGAGGAGGATAGCGATATGGTATACCTTACCAGAAGGTTTCAGAAAATGGTTCGAAGGAATGGAGGTATACCAAAGAGAGGTAGTTCCAGCAAACCAAAGAATTATGACCTCTATCATAAGTGTGGAAAGTCAGGGTATTTCATCAAGTACTGTCCTCTTCTGAAGCAAGAACATTTCAAGCACAACTCTCATAAAGCAgccaagaggaacccggttcctgacaAACACTTCAAAAGAACAAACGCAGCTGACAATGTTGTGAAGCAAGCTCTTGCAgcatggggagactcctctagtgagtctgaaaaagaaaatgaTACAGGTGATAGCTCCATGTTGGCATTTGAAAGTGAAGCAAATGAATATGATTCAATATTCGCCTTGATGGATTAGTCAgacgatgatgaagatgatgacaatgatgaggtaaattttagggatgttcagagaaatctgaaatcctattctccTAAAAAACTCATGTTATTAGCTAATGTATTGATTGATGCATATCATAGTCTAGTGAGTGATAAGGATGCCTTAACCATAGAGTTAGGAGATGCTAAGCAGACTAGAGATGACTTGGTTGTTTGTGTAGTTGACCTGAAGGAAACCATAGAAAatctgaaaaatgaaaaggagGTTCTAATAGAAAAAATTGCTAAAGTAGAACATGAAATGGATGATTTGATGGTAGTTGTAGTTGACTTaaaagaaaccattgagaacCTTAGTAAAGAAAACAATGCCTTAGTGGAGAAAGTTGCTATCACTGAGCAAGAAATAGATGATCTCCTAGTGGTGATTGCAGACCTAGAGGAAACAATTGAGGAACTTAAAGCAGACTTTAGGCCTGAAAATtctgaaaaaggaaaggaaattttTAGTGAGGCACATATTAAACTTAAAAATGAGCTGAATATTGTGAAAACTAATTTATgtgctgagcttgagaaaaataggcagcttcaagcagaattggaaaaagtaaaaaatgatcttgagaaatctcttaagtggacctggtcctcaaaAGCTATTACTGCCATGTATTTTAACAATGGTGGAAACAGGCAGTGAATAAGGTTCCTAAAGGGAGAAAGTTCCCTataaccctcatagcaagtacgtcattgtacctgataactggctttgtacccactgtgggaacaatgtGCATTTCAAGGATAATTGCCAAGCCAGAGTCCAGTctgttcagaaaaacaaagtttttgcTGAAAAAGTAACTACTAGAAGAGGACCAGGTGCCACTCACAAAAAACGCATGTTGCCTGCATGGACTAGAAGAGCTCTCATTCATCCCTTttctcattacaagggacccaaacttgtttgggttcctaaatctaacccttgaATTCCTTATGCAGGGAACAGTGAGAGGAAGCAGTCAACAATGGATCATGGACAGTGGATGCTCTAAGCACATGACTGGGAATACCATAGACTTTCTTACAGtgaaagccctgcaaggagggaatGTATACTTTGGAAATAGGgaaaaggggtacattcttggtGTTGGAAAAATGGGAATGTCTCTCTAACACTCAATCGAGAACGTGTATTAT
The nucleotide sequence above comes from Nicotiana tabacum cultivar K326 chromosome 12, ASM71507v2, whole genome shotgun sequence. Encoded proteins:
- the LOC107804775 gene encoding uncharacterized protein LOC107804775, producing the protein MAEDSELLDIICDGPYVPTKKVGEPTIMVPKTRKEYNDADRKAVEKNFRAKKILVCGIGHDKYNRISACQSAKEKWEALQTAHEGTTQVKQSKIDMLTTEYELFKMKDNESIQDMHTRFTSIINELHSLGEIIHRNKLVRKVLRVLPSP